In Anaerolineales bacterium, the following proteins share a genomic window:
- a CDS encoding glycosyltransferase → MNSEPIVHYLDSAAVDYQNARIAHWDAIARKRDHWRGMGGWYHKRLAEVYRFHIPPNSRVLELGCADGKLLAALNPSRGMGVDFSPEMIRRAKQKHPNIEFIQADAHDLSAINESLDVIILSDLVNDLWDVQRVFEQIKKLCTPRTRIILNFYSRLWQLPLGVAQSLNLATRNLYQNWLTREDIRVLLRLAGFEPVKITQEILFPLPLGGLANKFLVRLWPLHHLALSNFVVARPAPQRAPEPTVSVIVPARNEAGNVKAIFERIPKMGRETEIVFVEGHSKDDTYAAIQREAASHRTSSLILQQSGVGKADAVRLGFAKAAGDVLMILDADLTVPPEDLPRFYEALVSGKGEFINGVRLVYPMEKEAMQTLNFFGNKFFSLAFSWLLGQPIKDTLCGTKVLWKEDYERIATNRSYFGDFDPFGDFDLIFGAAKLNLKIVDLPIRYRERTYGSTNISRWKHGLLLFRMVAFAARRIKFI, encoded by the coding sequence ATGAACTCGGAACCCATTGTCCATTATTTAGACTCTGCTGCGGTAGATTACCAAAACGCCCGCATCGCGCACTGGGACGCAATCGCTCGCAAACGCGACCATTGGCGCGGCATGGGCGGCTGGTATCACAAGCGGCTGGCGGAAGTGTATCGCTTTCACATCCCGCCGAACTCGCGCGTACTCGAACTCGGGTGTGCGGACGGGAAATTGCTCGCGGCTTTAAACCCATCTCGCGGCATGGGGGTGGACTTTTCGCCTGAGATGATTCGTCGAGCGAAACAAAAACACCCGAACATCGAATTCATCCAAGCGGACGCGCACGATCTTTCCGCCATCAACGAATCATTAGACGTAATCATCCTCTCCGACCTCGTCAACGACTTGTGGGATGTGCAGCGCGTGTTCGAGCAGATCAAAAAACTTTGTACGCCGCGCACACGAATCATCCTCAACTTTTATAGCAGGCTTTGGCAATTGCCGCTTGGCGTCGCGCAAAGTCTCAACCTCGCCACGCGCAACCTCTATCAAAATTGGTTGACGCGCGAAGACATCCGCGTACTTCTGCGTCTCGCGGGGTTCGAGCCTGTGAAGATCACGCAGGAAATTTTGTTTCCGCTTCCGCTCGGCGGGCTGGCGAACAAATTCCTCGTCCGTTTGTGGCCCCTGCATCACCTCGCGCTGTCGAACTTCGTGGTGGCGCGCCCAGCCCCCCAACGCGCGCCAGAGCCGACGGTGTCGGTCATCGTCCCCGCGCGGAATGAAGCGGGTAACGTCAAAGCGATCTTCGAGCGGATTCCAAAAATGGGGCGCGAGACGGAAATCGTTTTCGTCGAGGGACATTCGAAAGACGACACGTACGCGGCGATCCAACGTGAAGCCGCTTCGCATCGGACCTCCAGCCTGATTCTCCAACAGTCGGGCGTCGGCAAAGCGGACGCGGTGCGACTCGGTTTCGCCAAAGCCGCTGGCGATGTGTTGATGATTCTCGACGCCGACCTGACCGTGCCGCCCGAAGACCTGCCGCGTTTTTACGAGGCGCTTGTTTCGGGCAAGGGCGAATTTATCAACGGCGTGCGGCTGGTGTACCCGATGGAAAAAGAAGCGATGCAGACGTTGAATTTTTTCGGCAATAAATTTTTTAGTCTCGCGTTCTCGTGGCTGTTAGGTCAACCGATCAAAGATACATTATGCGGAACAAAAGTTTTATGGAAAGAGGATTACGAGCGTATCGCCACGAACCGTTCGTATTTCGGCGACTTCGATCCTTTCGGCGATTTCGATCTGATCTTCGGCGCGGCGAAATTGAATCTGAAGATCGTTGACCTTCCCATCCGCTACCGCGAACGGACGTACGGCTCGACCAACATCTCGCGCTGGAAACACGGTTTGCTGTTGTTCCGCATGGTCGCCTTCGCCGCGCGGCGGATAAAATTTATATAA
- a CDS encoding glycosyltransferase, protein MRIAYVSLHWARTKDSGVGKKIQSQLEMWRARGHKARVFMHASTGEPAERLIEADVYPYEARGKLVTEFNRIRAASRMVDAVAAFKPDVIYLRYGIYVFPAHRLMAIAPVIEEINTNDLTQHEDLGGLYSLYNRLTRGIFLRFVRGLVTVSRELEVSRAFAVYRKPTRVIANGIELDSFAPLPAPSNQTPRLVFIGSPGYLWHGVDKLVDFARRFSDVQLDIVGYDSLPEFEPLPPNLTLHGYLSSDEYLKVLARADAAISSLALHRIQLNEASTLKSRECLALGLPLVVAYEDTDLGEAGFDFLLKIPNKEDNIQTHGETIHEFAYRMRGVRANRAALKDRIDSGRKEELRLKFFEEILRETNAKHA, encoded by the coding sequence ATGCGGATTGCGTATGTCAGCCTGCATTGGGCGCGCACAAAAGATTCAGGCGTGGGGAAGAAGATTCAGAGTCAACTCGAAATGTGGCGCGCGAGGGGGCACAAGGCGCGGGTGTTCATGCACGCGTCTACGGGCGAGCCAGCCGAAAGGTTGATCGAAGCGGATGTTTATCCGTATGAAGCGCGCGGCAAACTCGTCACCGAGTTCAATCGCATCCGCGCCGCGAGTCGAATGGTCGACGCGGTCGCGGCGTTCAAGCCCGACGTCATTTATTTACGATATGGAATTTATGTTTTTCCCGCGCATCGTTTGATGGCGATCGCGCCTGTGATCGAAGAGATCAACACGAACGATTTGACGCAACACGAAGATTTGGGTGGACTGTACAGTTTGTATAACCGACTCACGCGCGGGATTTTTTTACGCTTCGTGCGCGGACTTGTGACTGTCTCGCGCGAATTGGAAGTTTCTCGCGCCTTTGCCGTTTACCGCAAACCGACCCGCGTCATCGCCAATGGCATCGAACTGGATTCGTTCGCGCCATTGCCCGCGCCGTCGAATCAAACGCCGCGTTTGGTGTTCATCGGCAGTCCTGGTTATCTTTGGCACGGCGTGGACAAACTCGTGGATTTTGCGCGCCGTTTCTCCGATGTGCAACTCGATATCGTCGGTTATGATTCTTTGCCAGAGTTCGAGCCTCTGCCTCCCAATTTGACTCTGCACGGCTATCTGTCGTCCGATGAATATTTGAAAGTGCTCGCCCGCGCGGACGCGGCGATCAGCTCGCTGGCGTTGCATCGCATTCAATTGAACGAGGCGTCCACGTTGAAAAGCCGTGAGTGCCTCGCGCTGGGGCTTCCGCTTGTGGTCGCGTACGAAGACACCGACCTCGGCGAAGCGGGATTCGATTTCCTGTTGAAGATTCCTAACAAAGAGGATAACATTCAGACCCATGGCGAAACCATCCATGAGTTTGCGTACCGAATGCGCGGCGTGCGCGCCAACCGCGCCGCGTTGAAAGATCGAATCGACTCGGGGCGCAAGGAAGAACTCCGCTTGAAATTTTTTGAAGAGATCCTTAGAGAAACGAATGCCAAACACGCGTGA
- the rffA gene encoding dTDP-4-amino-4,6-dideoxygalactose transaminase translates to MPIPFNKPTNVGNELEYIQQAIQSSHLAGDGSFTKKSHAILEQAMNVPKVLLTTSCTHALEMSALLLDLKDGDEVIVPSFTFVSTVNAFALRGAKAVFADVRPDTLNLDESKLEALITPRTRAIVVVHYAGVGCEMDAIMEIANRYNIPVIEDNAHGLFGKYKGKDLGTFGVMATQSFHETKNLTSGEGGALLINDEKYFEDAEILREKGTNRSRFFRGQVDKYTWVNLGSSYLPSEILAAHLLAQLEKREEIQSARKKIWETYYKELSDWAEENHVQMPFVPAHCEQTYHMFYMLFPSLEARTAAIAHLKARGIQAVFHYLPLHLSPMGEKFGGKVGDCPVTERVSDQLLRLPFYTNMTDEEQRTVIAALKEFSV, encoded by the coding sequence ATGCCCATCCCATTCAACAAACCCACCAACGTCGGTAACGAACTCGAATACATCCAGCAAGCCATTCAATCGTCGCATCTCGCGGGCGATGGAAGTTTCACCAAAAAATCGCACGCCATCCTTGAGCAGGCGATGAACGTGCCGAAAGTTTTGTTGACCACATCCTGCACGCACGCGTTGGAAATGTCCGCGCTGTTACTTGATTTAAAAGATGGGGATGAAGTGATCGTCCCTTCGTTCACGTTTGTTTCGACGGTGAACGCCTTTGCCCTTCGGGGAGCGAAAGCGGTCTTTGCCGACGTGCGGCCTGACACGCTTAACCTCGACGAATCCAAGCTGGAAGCCCTCATCACCCCGCGGACGCGTGCCATCGTCGTCGTCCACTACGCGGGCGTCGGCTGTGAAATGGACGCGATCATGGAGATTGCGAATCGTTACAACATCCCAGTGATCGAAGATAACGCACACGGCTTGTTCGGCAAATACAAAGGCAAGGACCTCGGCACGTTTGGCGTGATGGCAACCCAATCCTTCCACGAGACGAAGAATCTCACGTCGGGAGAAGGAGGCGCATTGCTCATCAACGACGAGAAATATTTCGAAGACGCGGAAATCCTGCGCGAAAAAGGGACGAACCGCAGTCGCTTCTTCCGCGGACAGGTGGATAAATACACGTGGGTCAATCTCGGTTCGAGTTATCTGCCGTCTGAAATTCTCGCCGCGCATTTGCTTGCCCAACTCGAAAAGCGCGAGGAGATTCAATCCGCCCGCAAGAAAATTTGGGAAACGTACTACAAGGAACTCAGCGACTGGGCGGAGGAGAACCACGTGCAGATGCCGTTCGTCCCCGCACATTGCGAGCAGACCTATCACATGTTTTACATGCTCTTCCCCAGCCTCGAAGCGCGGACTGCCGCCATCGCGCATTTGAAAGCGCGCGGCATCCAAGCCGTGTTTCATTACCTGCCCCTGCATCTCTCGCCGATGGGCGAGAAATTCGGCGGCAAAGTCGGCGATTGCCCCGTGACGGAACGAGTCAGCGACCAATTGCTCCGCCTGCCGTTTTACACGAACATGACCGACGAGGAACAGAGAACCGTTATCGCCGCGCTCAAAGAATTTTCTGTCTGA
- a CDS encoding retropepsin-like aspartic protease, whose product MPKYDTENFDPPAPVATVTLRHPATGASLSDVPMLIDTGADVTLLPREYVERLGVETESEAYEVQGYNGETSFADAVKLEMVFLDRKFTGQFLLMDQPMGILGRNVLNVISVLLDGPAGTWEEQKP is encoded by the coding sequence ATGCCGAAGTACGACACTGAAAATTTCGACCCGCCCGCGCCAGTTGCAACCGTGACCCTGCGTCACCCTGCAACTGGCGCTTCGTTATCCGACGTGCCCATGTTGATTGACACAGGCGCGGACGTCACCCTGTTGCCGCGCGAATATGTGGAAAGGCTGGGCGTCGAAACGGAAAGCGAAGCCTATGAGGTGCAAGGTTATAACGGGGAAACCAGTTTTGCCGATGCGGTCAAACTTGAGATGGTTTTTCTCGATCGAAAGTTTACTGGGCAATTCCTTTTGATGGATCAACCCATGGGCATCCTCGGCAGGAATGTCTTGAATGTGATTTCCGTCCTCCTCGACGGTCCCGCTGGAACGTGGGAAGAACAGAAACCATGA
- a CDS encoding AglZ/HisF2 family acetamidino modification protein: MIRPRVIPCMLLKGEGLVKTVKFKDPKYLGDPINIVRIFNDKEVDELIFLDILATTENRRPNFELLKKITSECFMPLGYGGGIRDMDDVRQLLSIGVEKFVLNASAVENPALVRLAADHAGSQAVVISIDVKKTLFGKYEVFTRAGKKGTGLDPVKFAVDMEKQGAGEIFVNSIDRDGTMQGYDLDLIKRVAEAVTVPVVACGGAGNVQHLAEAVKAGASAAAAGSMFVFQGPLRGVLISYPAQDELKRVMP; this comes from the coding sequence GAGGGTCTCGTCAAGACGGTCAAGTTCAAAGACCCGAAATATCTCGGCGACCCGATCAACATCGTGCGCATCTTCAACGACAAAGAAGTGGACGAGTTGATCTTCCTCGACATCCTTGCCACGACCGAAAACCGCCGCCCGAATTTCGAGTTGTTGAAAAAGATCACCAGCGAGTGCTTTATGCCGTTGGGTTATGGCGGCGGCATACGCGACATGGACGATGTGCGGCAATTGCTTTCGATTGGCGTGGAAAAATTTGTGTTGAACGCCTCAGCAGTGGAAAACCCCGCGCTGGTTCGCCTCGCGGCAGACCATGCGGGGAGCCAGGCGGTGGTCATTTCGATTGATGTGAAGAAAACGCTGTTCGGCAAATACGAGGTCTTCACGCGCGCGGGCAAAAAAGGGACGGGGCTCGACCCCGTGAAGTTTGCCGTTGACATGGAAAAGCAGGGCGCGGGCGAGATTTTCGTCAACTCGATTGACCGCGACGGCACGATGCAAGGCTATGACCTCGACCTCATCAAACGAGTCGCCGAAGCGGTGACTGTTCCAGTCGTGGCTTGCGGCGGCGCGGGAAACGTTCAACATCTCGCGGAGGCGGTGAAGGCAGGCGCATCTGCCGCGGCAGCGGGGAGCATGTTCGTCTTTCAAGGTCCGTTGCGAGGCGTGTTGATCAGTTATCCCGCGCAGGATGAGTTGAAGAGGGTAATGCCGTAA
- a CDS encoding class I SAM-dependent methyltransferase, producing the protein MGINLHQDLINKNHELWNRKPILQVAYRDLYRLAAGQLSELPNPRIVELGSGMGHIREVIPQCITTELFPFPWIDRIENAYKLSFEDESISDLISTDVFHHLKYPGAALTEFHRVLRPGGRVILLEPCMSLLGLIVYGLLHVEPIAITKRIEWLAPADWSPENLDYYAAQGNATRIFVGKKFRPQLAAWKSIKTIRLSALTYAASGGYSGPQLYPTGMYSVVRSFEKVLNLFPLLFATRLLVVLEKQ; encoded by the coding sequence ATGGGCATCAACCTTCACCAAGATCTCATCAACAAGAATCACGAGTTATGGAATCGCAAACCAATCCTCCAAGTCGCTTATCGGGATTTGTATCGGCTGGCGGCGGGACAGTTGAGCGAACTGCCGAATCCAAGAATCGTCGAACTCGGCTCAGGCATGGGACACATCCGCGAGGTGATTCCGCAATGCATCACCACCGAATTGTTCCCCTTCCCGTGGATTGACCGAATCGAGAACGCGTACAAATTGTCGTTCGAGGATGAATCGATCTCCGATTTGATCTCCACCGACGTGTTCCATCACTTGAAATACCCTGGCGCCGCCTTGACGGAATTCCACCGCGTCCTCCGCCCAGGCGGACGGGTCATTCTGCTCGAGCCGTGCATGAGCCTGCTAGGATTGATCGTGTATGGTCTGCTCCACGTCGAGCCGATCGCCATTACGAAAAGAATCGAATGGCTCGCCCCCGCGGACTGGTCGCCTGAGAATTTAGATTACTATGCCGCGCAGGGAAACGCCACACGCATCTTCGTTGGAAAGAAATTCCGCCCACAACTCGCCGCGTGGAAAAGCATCAAGACCATCCGCCTCTCGGCTCTCACCTACGCCGCCTCGGGCGGGTACTCAGGTCCGCAACTCTACCCGACGGGGATGTATTCGGTTGTAAGATCGTTCGAGAAAGTTTTAAATCTGTTTCCGTTATTATTTGCGACGAGGTTGTTGGTGGTTTTGGAAAAGCAGTGA
- a CDS encoding N-acetyl sugar amidotransferase, which yields MTSEYRICTRCIMDTTDPDIVFDENGVCNHCHDHDRLMKQKVVTGKAGEEYLQKLVEQMKRDGRGKPYDCLIGVSGGVDSTYVAFLVKKMGLRPLAVHMDNGWDSELAVKNIEETLKRLGIDLHTEVLDWEEFKSLQVAFLKSSTPDSEIPSDHAIWAVLGDLADKLKVKYIVSGFNVRTETHLPRAWSQGHFDWKYIRSVNQLFGRGKLKTFPHIGFFTYYRRLLTHRRVDILNYIDFNKAEAMKILEQELGWRYYGGKHYESIYTRFYQGYILPVKFGYDKRRSHLSSLICSGETTRPAALSELDKPTYQPSMQEEDREYVVKKLGLTDDEFESILNASKKTFWDYPSYGRIIEGPALKFLYNIGRNWYRARQKRAHQAEA from the coding sequence ATGACTTCTGAGTATCGAATCTGCACGCGTTGCATCATGGACACGACCGACCCCGACATCGTCTTCGATGAGAACGGGGTGTGCAATCATTGTCACGACCATGACCGTTTGATGAAACAAAAAGTGGTGACGGGCAAAGCGGGAGAAGAGTATCTGCAAAAACTCGTCGAGCAGATGAAGCGCGATGGACGCGGCAAGCCGTATGACTGTCTCATCGGCGTGAGCGGCGGCGTGGATAGCACGTACGTGGCATTTCTCGTCAAGAAGATGGGGTTGCGTCCGCTGGCGGTGCACATGGATAACGGCTGGGATTCGGAACTTGCCGTTAAGAACATTGAAGAGACGCTCAAGCGCCTCGGCATTGATCTGCATACCGAAGTGCTCGATTGGGAGGAGTTCAAGAGCCTGCAAGTGGCGTTCCTGAAATCGTCCACGCCCGATTCGGAGATTCCGAGCGACCATGCCATCTGGGCGGTGTTGGGCGATCTGGCGGATAAACTCAAAGTGAAATACATCGTCTCGGGCTTCAACGTGCGGACGGAAACGCACTTGCCGCGCGCCTGGTCGCAAGGACATTTCGATTGGAAATACATTCGCAGCGTCAATCAACTTTTCGGGCGCGGCAAACTCAAGACCTTTCCGCATATCGGTTTCTTCACGTACTATCGCCGCCTGCTCACGCATCGCCGCGTGGATATTTTGAATTACATTGATTTCAACAAAGCCGAAGCGATGAAAATTTTGGAGCAGGAGTTGGGTTGGCGTTATTACGGCGGCAAGCATTACGAATCGATTTACACGCGGTTTTATCAAGGCTACATCCTGCCTGTGAAGTTCGGCTACGACAAACGCCGCTCGCATCTATCCAGTTTGATCTGTTCGGGCGAGACGACGCGTCCCGCCGCGCTGAGTGAATTGGACAAGCCGACATATCAACCCTCGATGCAAGAGGAAGACCGCGAGTACGTCGTCAAGAAACTTGGTCTCACCGACGATGAATTTGAATCCATCCTCAACGCCTCGAAGAAAACGTTTTGGGACTATCCGTCGTATGGGCGCATCATCGAAGGTCCCGCGTTGAAATTTTTGTACAACATTGGGCGTAATTGGTATCGGGCGCGGCAAAAACGCGCGCATCAGGCTGAGGCGTAA